CCCAGGATTTAACTGCACATCCATTTGTCATTTGGCCTGGAAGTAAGAGCTCTTCTCCCAATCTTCTTGCAGGtagcctcttccttttcttctcttttctctctggaaCTAAAAGTTCTGGTTCCTTTTTATACCTTGTACCATGACACATCTATTTAAACATTGAGCGTGCCATGAATAATGAACGTCCAGAACACTGGCACTGCAGAAGACATGATTCTCAGGATTTTCCAAGTTGGAAATGATCAGTACAACTCAGCTCTTTTGAGAACTTTCCTCAGGGCCTCCTTCACTTCCTTATTCCTCATGCTATAAATGAGGGGGTTCAACATGGGGATCACTGTTGTGTAGAACACAGACACCACCCGATCCTCCTGTGAAGAGTGGCCAGAGTTATCTCTGAGGTACATGAAGATGAGGGTGCCGAAGAAGAGGGACACAGTCGTGAGGTGAGAGGCGCAGGTAGAGAAGGTCTTGGCCCGGCCTCCAGCTGAGGGGATCCTCATGATGGCCACAACAATAAACAGGTAGGACACCAAGATCGCCACCATGCAGGCAGGGATGACAAAGATGGCAAACACAACAATGACCACCTCCTGGGTATAGCTGTCCCCACAGGTCAGCTTTAACAGAGGAGGAAGGTCACAGAAAATAAAGTCAATCTCGTTGTCCccgcagaaggagagggagaaggctgtGATTGTTCGAACAAAGGCACTGGAGAAACCAGCCCCATAAGCCCCAGCCACGAACCCCCAGCGCGCCTTCTCGGTCATGATGGTGACATACAGCAGGGGCCGGCACACGGCCAcgtagcggtcataggccatgagGGCCAGCAGGTAGCAGTCAATGGAGCCAAAGAAGGTGAAGAGGAAGAACTGAGCAGCGCAGCAGGTGTAGGACAACGCTGCCCCCCGCTGCAGCAGCACCGCCAGCATCTGCGGCACAATGGTGGACGAGTAGCAGATGTCCACGAAGGACAGGTGGCCGAGGAGGAAGTACATCGGGGTGTGCAGCCGGCCATCCACTCGGATCAGAAGGACCATCCCCGCGTTCCCCAGCAGGCTGATGACATAAATGGATAGaaacaggaggaagagaggaagtcCCCACTCAGGACAGTCGGTAAATGCAATAAGGAGGAATTCGCTCACCAAGGTGACATTCTTCTCTGCCATGGAGCTGGAGGTGCCTGATGCAGCTAAGGACGAGAAGCCAGGTCAGAAGCTATAAATAGGACTGACCTGATTTCTAGCTTATGTTCATTTAGCCAGTGTTATGGGCGAAATGTGCCACCTGCTGTGTGGGACTTCAGAGATGACTGGTCTTGGCTCCTGCCTTCAAGGGGATTCTGAGAGACAGAGTCATCATATATGTCAAGAAAGCCATGCATGTGAACATTTCAGAAGAGGATTGCACCTTTATTGCTAGTCAGCTGTGAGCTCCTGTGAGTCaaatgaccatttaaaaaatctttttaaatattttatttaaattcaatttgccaacatatagtataatacccagtgctcatctcatcaagtgtccgccttagtacccatcacccagtgacccgctccctcatccacctccccttctgcaaccctttatttgtttcccagagttaggagtctctcatggtttgtcttcctctctaatttttccccattcagtttccctcctttcccttatggttggtccctttcactatttcttatattccacatatgagtgaaaccatatgatgattgtccttctccgattgacttatttcactcagcataatactgtcCTTAACCAAAATTTCCCAGTCACTCCAATAGGGGCTGATACATCCTGTCTACCAGGAGAGTATCTATCTCAGGGCTTTGTTGCTTTTTCTCTAAAACCACAGTTCTTCTCTTAGTTCAAACCCTCGTCATCTCTTGCCTGGATCAAAACCACAGCAGTGCAACTAACAGCTCTCTCTGCCTTCAGACACACTCCTTGCCAAATCTTGCTCTTCATTGCAGCCAGAGTAATCTTTCTAAGACTGTAATTAGATCACGCCTTACTCCCCTGTTAAAATCCAGCTCTGGTAGCCCATCACAGGTAGTACAGGATGTTCTGCAGACCCCTCAGCATGTCAGGGAAAACCCTCCACAGGGTCCTCCCTCCCTACTTCCCTGGGCCCCTTGCTTACCTCTTACAGATCACACCTGGGGCCACACCCCATCCTCTCACACGACTCTTCAGCCACACTGGATCATTTGCAGCTTCTCTAAtccccatgttctctctcatcCCTATGCCTTCTACAGGCCACCTCTTCTGGCAAAACACCTTATATTTCCCATCCCCAGGGTCAGATCATACATCTCACAAAAAAAGTCTCTCTTGAGTCTGTCTTCATTGGGTCTAATATGCCTTTGTAGAATAAATGAAGTTGTCAAATAAGATATAAAGTACCTTGCAAAGGGAAAGGCTCTATACAAATGTTCaagtgattattttcattttctgaaaatgtttaaaagcaaaaaaaaaaaaatgtcatgaaaacCAATCAACATTCACAGAGATCTTAAGCCATGCTTAGGCTTCATCTTCCATTCTCAACCTAACAAGGAGCTTCCTTAACAGAAAGCCACTGACTTAATCAGAGCCTCTTAGTTtgccaaaaatttattttataagaactGATATTGTCCTTAATaatagaaacacagagatagaaaCTATTctaaatgggggcacctggatggctcagttgttaagcgtctgactcatgattttggctcgggtcatgatttcagtcagggtcatgggatcaaaccccacatgggatgccccactcagcaaggattctgcttgagattctctctccctctccttctgcccctcctctctctctctctctctctctcaaataaaaaaaatacatatttttttaaatgaaagaattattctaaattatttcaGTATTAACTCATCTAATCCCCATGACCACTTTCCAAAGTAGGAACTTTTATTATCCTCGTCTTACAGATGAATCTGGAAACAGATCAAAGGAGATGATGTCACATGCCCAACACTACACAGCCagtaaataaaactgtcattaagAAGAACGCTGCACACAGAAGCACTATGTGTATCATTACTGGGCTTTGCACACATTACATGTCTGCTCCTCTGGCCCAACTGGACATGCAGTGATAGCTGCACAGCAGTCAACTCCTTTCCAAAAGCTGATGGGGACTTTTTGTGCTAACGGACAGAAAGTCCTTGGCAGAGTTGCAATGCAGcaagataaagaagatatttgaTCATCTTTAAAGCATTAGATCTTGGCAGCTAGTTGAACTGATGtactggggcggggggaggggagcgggggggtagaattataaataaaagaaattggatCTGGGGATCTAAACTGAGCATGAACCAAGAAAACTGGATCTGTTCTCTCCCTTGAAGCTCACTCCACCTTTACCTGGCCAGCCCTCTTCTCTCTACGTCCTAAGAGGTCATTAGTCTTCCACGGCTCAGAGCATCCTACAGGTATAGGGGAAAGACTACCACTCTGGCAGCAGGAGGCCTGAGTGGTTCCTGCCCTCCCATACCTGCTCAACTATGATGATGAGCAGGTGACTTAATCTCTTAGGGCCTCAGTGTCCtttccccccccacacacactccactCACACACAAAACAGTGAATCAACCTAGGAACAATCATGTCGTAGCTATCCCAATGTCAGTGCCTCGTCTTCAACCACCTTGCAAGTTTTGATCTGTCAAgaactctcttctctctgccctcaaCCTGTTTTCTTAATCTGGGAAATCTTGTTAAAAGGAATATCTCACCCTGGTTTTTGTTCAGTTGTAGGCTGGAATAGAAGAAGCTGGAGACCAGCCTCTTTCTGTGGGCTCTTGGCTCTAACACAATGCCCTTTAGGAGAAGACACTAATAGTTGGTATAAAAGCTCTAAAGTCTCCAGTCGGTGGCTAAAGTGGTGTCTAAGGAAAGGCAATTATTGCTCACGTGGATTTTTAATGAGGCTCCTGGTCTCAGTCCCAGCCCCCAAAGCCCTGTGACATGCCCACTGCACGAGGGATAAAAGTCCTGCATCCTGGTTCTGCACAGTGCCCTGAGGAGTGAGACGCCTCTAGTCTAACTTCTCCAGTCAGAACCATGTCAGAAATCCTGCCCATTGCTACCCTTGTCATAGTGGCCATATCCTACAAGAAGGGTGTTTTTAAACAGAAGGTTTTCATCTGCATAACCCAGAAGCACAAGCCCAGGAAGACCTCAGAAGACACGTTGTATCTTCTAAATTTGCCCTCCCTAGGGGTGGAATGTTTCATTAAGTGTCAggctctcactctccctcttactcactctctctcttaaaagcaaataaaaccatgGGGAAAAACAACAGCCTAGTATATTGCCCAGAGGAGAAACTGGCAAGTTCTTTCTGTTGGCATGGCCAGCAATCTGCATCTTTGACACTGTAATATTGTTTAAACCCCAAATTCATAAGCATTTTGCCAAGTCACTGAATTTCAATACATTTtagttcagaaaaagaaataagagtagCGGGAGGGAGCAAAATAATTGTTCTCTTTgacaggagaagagaaaaaaaatcaccacataGTTCATTAACCCATTACTGTgctaagaattctttaaaaagagcatgagatacaaaatgaaacagacctctccaaaagagaaaacacatgcCTCTCCACAAGGAATGTGCAATCTAACAGATAATCATCCATCTGACAAGGTTACAAGCACTAAACTCTTAATTAAGGGGATGTACACAAGGTGTCATGGGGATTCAGTGTAAATCAAGATTACTTATAGGGGGAACAGATCAGGGAGGACTTCCGAGGAGGCGATAGTTTGGACAGAGGTAGGGGGGCAGGGATGATGGGCAAAACTCTTCAGGAAAGGAGCCAATGTGAGGAAATTTCCAGGGTCAGAACAGCCTGGGATAATGGGGTGGTACAAGACAGGTCCAGGACTCAGGTGAGGTGAGTAAGGCACTCATCTTGTATGCAAAAGTTAAGGTGGTACTGAAAACAGTAAACAAGGTATACAATAATGTAAgataattaaaaagtcaaaattaacgcaaaaataaaatctagggggAGCAAAATATCAAGCTTTCAAATAAAGACAGCAGTATCATTGATTGTCCTTCTGCCTCCATGTCTAATGGCTTAACCCAGCAATGGGACTAGGAGGTGAGCTTGAAAAAGAAGGGCAAGACCAAGAGCTTCCAGGAACAGGTTTAACAAGTGCTTTTTAATCATCTGGATGTATTccacttcttttctctctgccctccacttAGGAAAAGAACATGAAGGGAGGTCAATTTAATTAAGATCTAATCCTTGCAGAGAGGATCCTCATTTCAAAgccttctctttatctctcctcacTAGAGCCCATGGATTGAGAGATAATTTCTCATTTGTATCAATGAGGAAAAAAGGACAAGAGGAGTCCAAGGTCATTAGTTAAGTGGCGAGTGGACTAGAAATTTGGTCTGGCCCATGCATACTGGTTGCTAATGGTCTCTGCCCAGACCACAGCCTGAACTGCCCAAGAGGACATTGTTTTATGACATTTCCctgcccaacacacacacatgcacatatacaccaAAGCTCATTGGGTGAAAAGGTGAATCCTCTGGGCTACGCTGTATTAACAAATTACCTTAAAATCACAATGGCTTTGCACACCATCTGTTCATGTTTGCCCATAGAAAATCCAGGTTAGATAAGTTGTCCTCCATCTGATAGCTATGATGTTTGAAAGAGGtaggcacctgggggggctctgtcagttaagcatctaggactcttgatttcagctcagctcatgatcccagggtcgtgacaTCAAGCACtcagttgggctctctgctcagtgtggagtctgcttgagatcctctccctctgccccatccccacttgtgctgtctctcccaatctgaaaaaaaaaaaaagaaaaagaaagaaagaaagaaagaaagaaagaaagaaagaaagaaagaaagaaagaaagaaagaaagaaagaaagaaagaaaaaaagaatgttaatgcAGGGGATGAGCAGGGAAATGTCATCATACAGTATATCACTAAAAACCAGGCCCCTGGAAGTGGTCTGCCTCACTCCCCTCCACATCCCCAGGGACCAGAATCCAGTCATCCAGTCACATGGCTTCTGCAGGGGATGCTAGAATATGTGCAGAAACACATAGATATTTGTGCAAACAAATGTATGGGTTAAAATCTCTGCCACGTCCTATGTTTTTTGTGCAGAACAAACTCTAGAACTAGCCTCCCCCCACCATGTTTCCAAGGACACTCAAGGGCTCACTATTGCCCTCTGTTTTCCTGCATCCACTAAAGCATTGTTGACATGCATGCTCACTTCAATGACTGTTCACCCTTCCCAGAGCCACATCACACCAAGCATAGAGCTTGGCCTTTTTCCGTATTCCTTCATTCTCTAAAGCAAAATTAACATGATGTTTATTTGGGCAACTGATTGACTTTTAATAAAGATGTTGTAGAAAATGTAAGAGGTTCCTGGTACTAgacagaagggggagggggattCCTCAGCTATTCCCATCACAGGGAATTTATCACTGGCTGCTCCTCACCGTTGCCTTAAGGCTACCTGTTCCCAAAAAGACCCAAAGATTTCTCTGCTCAGAtaatctattatttatatttctcttctcctgttcCCCAGTCTTCCAAATTCCTACGCAACCCAATCCACTGGAAGAAGACTCAAAAttgttgagccccacatcagggtccctgcgcaatgggaagcctgcttctccctctcccacttgagctctctgtcactctctcattctctcaaataaataattgaaatcttttttaaaaattccagttagttaacatatagtgtgatatcagtttcaggtgtacagtgtagtgattcatcacttacatacaacacccagtgcttataaCAAgtcccctccttaatgcccatcacccacttaacccatcccccacccaccacctctcCAATAAtcctcagtgtgttctctatagttaagtgtctTTTTTGTGGTTTGACTCTCCTTTCCCccctatgttcatatgtttttgttttgttttttaaattccacaagagtgaaattatatggtagttgtctttctctgatttttttcactttacataatactctctagcctcatccacatcattgtaaatggcaagatttcattatgttgatggctgaataatattccgagattatatatatatatatatatatatatatatatatatatatatatcccatgtcttctttatccatttatcagacaatggacatttgggctctttccatagtttagctattgttgataaagccactataaacattcaaggtgcatgtgtccctttgaatcagtatttttgtatcttttgggtaaatacctagtagggcaattgctggattgtaggagagctctatttttaactttctgaggaacttccaccctgttttccagagtggctgcaccagtttgcattcccaccagcagtgcaagagggtttccctctctctgcatcctcaccaacatctgctgtttcctgaggtgttaattttagccattctgacaggtataaggtggaattttattgtagttttgatttgttaaTACCTTCAATTTCAATCATACATTAGAGATTCTTAAATTTCTTAATCAAAATGCTCTTTAGGTGTTTTTCTCAACAGAGAGAATTTCtctttttaggaaaagaaaattagatcaaACCCCagctaacatttaaatttttttcttttagcacacCAAAAAAAGGATTCGGGGCTCAAAGATGTCTGGAAAACTAGGTTATATGAAGCTAAACAATTGTCTTTACTAAAGGATTTCTCAGAGACCTCAGTTTAATAATACACTTTGCAAATCTCTGAAATGAAGTATATATTATGCAGCACTTCTCAAAAGTATTTGACCATGGAATATTTATTTGGCTACTGTGGTGTGACAAACAACCACAAATTCCGCCATACATGACAACAAGCATTTATTCTCACACTCTTTAGTCTATGGATCAGCCAGGATTTGGCTTTCTCAATTTGGCTTTCCTAGCTTGGCCAAGCTGGAGCTTGGCTCTCAATTTGTTTCACGTGTCTCTCATCATCTATGGGACAGCAAGCTACCCAGGACATGTTCTTCTTCCAACAACAGCAGAAGTGCAAGTGGGAAAAGCCATATTACCAGAGCACATTTCAAGTCTTTGCTTGCATCAGGGATGCTAATGTCCATCAACCAAGGAAAGTCACTCTTTCGAGCTCAGCATCCTAGAGCAGGGGAGTAAATTCTACTCACAGTGGAAgatgaataaagcaaatattttctcaacaaTAATCCAGTCTTCCCTATTGTCCATAAACATTCATGTTCTACCCATCAATCAAATGCCACATACACTTACCACCTCCCTGCAAGCTTCAAAAAATTACATGATTTGGATCAAAGTTTAGATTGTGTGATCTCTACCAGGTCCAGATGCAGCTCATCTTGGTCCAGAAAACTATGAActaaaaaaacaagttttctaCCTGCTCTACAAACACTCAACCTACATTGGTGAGCCAGACAGGATCACCACAGTAAACACACtcattagaaaaggaaagaatgggagGCACGTGGTAGTTACTGGTccatagcaattctgaaatcctACTAGGCAGAGATCACCATGTTCCCCTCACCCTGAGGTAAGAAATATGCCTCATGAGAATGTGAATCTCCTGcctggtggtgggtgggggagtgggaatTTCTCATGGATGTTAGAGCTTTTTCATATCCCAAAGTGCCTTAATCCTAAATGCAGATAgcctttcctccttttaaaaaaaaagattttttatttatttataaaagtaagagtgagagcaagagggagagagcatgaatggtggggaggggcaaagggaaagggagaagtggaaTCCATGATgagcaggggctcaatcccaggaccctgagatcacaacctgagccaaaggtagccacctcactgactgagacacccaggagctcACCTTTCCTTTTTCAGTTAGGATTCTCTAACCCATTAGAGTTTAcaagaaaaaagacattataaatTTTGGTCAGGAATATAAATCCTAGTATCCAATGGCCTGGACTGGAATCCTGGTTCCATTATTTTCTAGCTGTTTAGTCTTGGAAAATATTCATAATCTCTCTGTATTTCCTGTATATTGGGAATTTTAGTACCAACATCATAAAGTTCtggggaaaaaatcaacaaaaaagcaATGGATGAGAGAATATAAAGCTACTCTTCAGTAAGATACCTTGTACTTCACCATCAGCAGGCTCATTCCCAGACCACTTCCCAAATTCCACCTTTCTTATGATTTCCTATCTAAATCTCTATACATTCACTGATGTTGTAGAGTTCACACCAATTCATTAAGACAGCAGTAAACCTTTCtacacattttaattaatatagaaccaattaattatacttgaatactTCTGATAACCACAAAAATAGCTACTGGGTGTCCACTATGTGCTGCGCATCatactaagcactttacatgtaacttatcacttaaaaattttaaatgtattttttaagtttttatttaaattccagttagttaacacagtgtaCTGTTAGTTTCAgccatacaatatagtgattcaacacttccatacaacagcTAGTGCTCCTCCCAACAAGTGTACTCCTtcatccccccaaaataaaattttaaatcacttaaaCAAAACATAGCATTCTCACTCCCACAAGGAAATATTCTCACAAGTGATAAGGCCCTCTTTCTTTGGATGATAGTTCTCACAAATCCATTATGCAATTCCATCCCATCATCTCCCGGACCCATTTTTGTCTTCTCTACATCAATATTAATGTTACTGCTGATATCAACCCTCCCTGTTGTTGttattacataatttaatttaaaatacttagcaaCATTTCTGCCCATTAAATATGGGATTTCTTTGTTGATATTCTGTCCCCATTTTCCATCACTTCCCCTGGAGGTAAGCTTCATGGGAAACTCCTTACTGGAAGATTCTCTACCTCTGAAGGCCTGGTTCCATGCTTTGTATGCTGTTAACACTTGCAAACAATAATGAAAGCCCAGATGGTTACTTAAACAGAAGACGCTTTTCATGAGCATTTTGCAGAGCTCTGATGATAATGAGTACAACTTGGCTTTATTAAGAACTTTcctgggattcctgggtagctcggtggttgagcatctgcctttggctcagggtgtgatccagctccggggatcgaatcccacatcgggctccccgtggagatcctgcttctctctctgcctgtgtctctgcttctctctctgtgtctctcatgaataaataaataaaaattattttttaaaaaaagaactttcttcaGGGCTTCCCTCACTTCCTCATTCTTCAAGCTATAAAATCAAAAGTTCAGCCTGGAGCTCACTACTCTGTAGAATGTGGTCACAGCCTTTTCCCCTTCCAGGAACTTGTCTAAATCATTGCATACATCAAGAAAAGCTCGAGTCACAAAGGTCGCCCCAACTGTGGTTATATATAAGGCAAAGGTAGAGCAGGATTTGG
The Canis lupus familiaris isolate Mischka breed German Shepherd chromosome 18, alternate assembly UU_Cfam_GSD_1.0, whole genome shotgun sequence genome window above contains:
- the OR9Q4 gene encoding olfactory receptor family 9 subfamily Q member 4, which produces MAEKNVTLVSEFLLIAFTDCPEWGLPLFLLFLSIYVISLLGNAGMVLLIRVDGRLHTPMYFLLGHLSFVDICYSSTIVPQMLAVLLQRGAALSYTCCAAQFFLFTFFGSIDCYLLALMAYDRYVAVCRPLLYVTIMTEKARWGFVAGAYGAGFSSAFVRTITAFSLSFCGDNEIDFIFCDLPPLLKLTCGDSYTQEVVIVVFAIFVIPACMVAILVSYLFIVVAIMRIPSAGGRAKTFSTCASHLTTVSLFFGTLIFMYLRDNSGHSSQEDRVVSVFYTTVIPMLNPLIYSMRNKEVKEALRKVLKRAELY